From Desulfatiglans anilini DSM 4660, one genomic window encodes:
- a CDS encoding FAD-dependent oxidoreductase, with product MSQTIVIVGAVALGPKAACRFKRLEPGSRVIMVDQGSMISYGGCGIPYYVSGDVSDPDQLQSTSFHMLRDERFFKDAKGIEVMTETRATAIDREGRKLRIVDRKTGRESEIAYDQLVLATGSRPRRLPIPGAELEGVFTVSSLDEAVQIKARIAEGQVGRAVVIGAGAIGLEMAEAMSDLWGIETTVVEIQDQILPNIVSPTLARMAQRHMEENGVAFQMGEEVRRIEGEGHVAGVLTGRGTLEADLVVMAVGVTPNVDLAREAGLAVSERGAIMVNKRMQTSDPLIYAGGDCVEIPNLITGKPGYWPLGSLANRQGRVIGTNLAGGRAEFEGAVGSFVVKLFDVSVSSSGLCPSVAEREGFDAAATFVVQFDRAHFYPEKDLLYLELVVERGSRRVLGIQGIGNKGDGLLARISAVAAILKHRPTTEDISNLELPYSPPFSSAMDVLNALGNAAENMLDGKNRVMDTDQFAEWWDQREKGETFFMDCRNWGNAEAYVKKYPDHWKSIPQDELRSRLSEVPKDKRIVLICNTGVRSYEAQVFLDEMGFHDTFNLQGGMAAVKKWPGDL from the coding sequence ATGTCTCAGACGATTGTCATTGTTGGAGCCGTCGCCTTGGGTCCCAAGGCGGCCTGCCGTTTCAAGCGGCTCGAACCTGGATCCCGTGTCATCATGGTCGATCAGGGCAGTATGATCTCTTACGGCGGTTGCGGGATTCCTTATTATGTGTCGGGGGATGTCAGCGACCCGGACCAGCTGCAGTCGACCAGTTTTCATATGCTGCGCGATGAGCGGTTTTTCAAGGACGCCAAAGGGATCGAGGTGATGACGGAGACCCGTGCCACAGCGATCGATCGGGAGGGCAGGAAGCTCCGCATCGTCGATCGGAAGACGGGCAGGGAGAGCGAGATCGCCTACGATCAGCTGGTGCTGGCCACCGGCAGCAGGCCCAGGCGCCTGCCGATCCCCGGCGCTGAACTCGAGGGGGTCTTCACGGTTTCCAGCCTCGATGAAGCGGTCCAGATCAAGGCGCGGATCGCCGAGGGGCAGGTCGGCAGGGCCGTCGTGATCGGAGCGGGTGCGATAGGGCTCGAGATGGCTGAGGCCATGAGCGATCTCTGGGGGATCGAAACCACTGTGGTGGAGATTCAAGACCAGATCCTCCCGAACATCGTCAGCCCCACCTTGGCTCGGATGGCCCAGCGGCACATGGAGGAGAACGGCGTGGCATTCCAGATGGGTGAGGAGGTGCGCCGGATCGAGGGTGAAGGGCATGTCGCGGGGGTGCTGACTGGACGAGGCACTCTGGAGGCCGACCTGGTGGTGATGGCCGTGGGTGTAACGCCCAACGTGGACCTGGCGAGGGAGGCCGGACTGGCGGTCTCGGAGCGGGGAGCCATCATGGTCAACAAGCGCATGCAGACCTCCGATCCGCTGATCTACGCCGGAGGCGATTGCGTGGAGATCCCGAATCTCATCACGGGCAAACCGGGTTATTGGCCGCTCGGTTCTCTCGCGAATCGCCAGGGTCGCGTGATCGGGACCAATCTTGCCGGGGGGCGGGCCGAATTCGAAGGGGCCGTCGGCAGTTTCGTGGTCAAGCTCTTCGACGTGTCGGTCTCCAGCAGCGGCCTGTGCCCGAGCGTGGCCGAACGGGAAGGGTTCGATGCCGCCGCCACCTTCGTGGTGCAGTTCGACAGGGCCCATTTCTACCCGGAAAAGGACCTCCTCTACCTCGAACTGGTGGTGGAAAGAGGCTCCCGGCGGGTCCTGGGGATCCAGGGGATCGGCAACAAGGGGGACGGCCTTCTGGCCCGCATCAGCGCCGTGGCGGCCATCCTCAAGCACAGGCCGACGACGGAGGACATCAGCAATCTGGAACTGCCCTACTCGCCGCCTTTCTCGTCGGCGATGGACGTGTTGAACGCCCTGGGGAACGCGGCGGAAAACATGCTCGATGGGAAAAACCGTGTCATGGACACCGATCAGTTTGCCGAGTGGTGGGATCAGCGTGAAAAGGGGGAGACCTTTTTCATGGATTGCCGGAACTGGGGCAACGCCGAGGCCTATGTCAAGAAGTATCCGGATCACTGGAAGAGCATCCCGCAGGACGAGCTTCGCAGCAGGCTCTCCGAGGTGCCCAAAGACAAACGGATCGTCCTGATCTGCAATACGGGCGTACGCTCGTACGAGGCGCAGGTCTTCCTGGATGAAATGGGGTTCCACGACACCTTCAACCTGCAGGGGGGGATGGCCGCCGTCAAGAAATGGCCGGGGGATCTGTAG
- the qrcA gene encoding menaquinone reductase multiheme cytochrome c subunit QrcA, whose amino-acid sequence MGFIGSLIVGWVIFPMVLYSKQAQPMNFDHALHMDPERVFGIDGDTETERCLFCHAFRDDGTFAGIPKLENCTQCHDDPDMPLGESEEEQAFLNEYVADEKEIPWLSYYRQPDCVYFSHIAHVNMGQMECGVCHGDHGQSEILPPYEENRLTGYSRMIWGKRISGFKENTWDRMKMDDCAECHTEKGQEQNNACFVCHK is encoded by the coding sequence ATGGGTTTCATTGGATCACTGATCGTGGGGTGGGTGATCTTCCCCATGGTGCTTTACTCCAAACAGGCCCAGCCGATGAATTTCGACCATGCCTTGCACATGGATCCGGAGCGGGTGTTCGGCATCGACGGCGACACCGAGACGGAGCGTTGCCTGTTTTGCCACGCATTCCGGGACGACGGCACCTTTGCCGGGATTCCGAAACTGGAGAACTGCACCCAGTGCCATGACGACCCTGACATGCCCCTGGGTGAAAGCGAAGAAGAGCAGGCCTTCTTGAACGAATATGTCGCTGATGAAAAGGAAATCCCCTGGCTGTCCTATTATCGCCAGCCCGATTGTGTCTATTTTTCCCATATCGCTCACGTCAACATGGGGCAGATGGAATGCGGCGTATGCCACGGAGATCACGGCCAGAGTGAAATCCTCCCGCCCTATGAGGAAAACCGGCTCACAGGTTACAGCCGCATGATTTGGGGCAAGCGGATCTCCGGATTCAAGGAGAACACCTGGGACCGGATGAAGATGGACGACTGTGCCGAATGCCACACCGAAAAGGGGCAGGAACAGAACAACGCTTGCTTCGTCTGCCACAAGTAA
- a CDS encoding molybdopterin-containing oxidoreductase family protein, producing MKLDRRNFIKLMVGGAVGLQVTPLPWKITDDIAIWTQNWPWVPVPAEGAYDHEASVCSLCPGGCGIEVRKVDERAVKVEGREDYPINPGGLCPLGMGSLQLLYNEDIRFTGPMKRVGPRGAGVFQNISWDEALEILSGRVNVLRRDSRPEAVAAIDGNPVESTASLLIQRLMQTIGSPNYLRVPSFEDTDRMVNLLMQGVDGPVAYDLENADFILSFGCGLLEGWGAPGRILGLWGKWHDRENKRKPTVVQVESRASNTASKADQWVAAAPGTEAALALGIAHVIIKDGLYDREFIEQKTFGFHPWNAADWKEHQGFQGLVLSEYSPRKVQDITGVPAERIVSLARSFAKAKAPIAIWGKGKGDLNGSLYESMCVHSLNALVGNINKPGGVLVLDRLPLKQLPETPLDPIAEAGLKKTPVGAAAGEDSPFAANLLTRFNEALSAGGPSPVELLMVFGANPAFTMPDGGSMRRALKAVPFIVSFSPFRDETAFMADLVLPDHMAFEKWSEIIQPRGVQYPLYGLGKPVVKPLYQTQDAGETILKLARRLDKAAPEAFPWKTFEDIMAYRAEGLFEAGAGLVRYKPAQPPWSWKPFAEPAAGFKSSKDMWQKIKASGLWYQPLDHQRAAMTTFKTPSGQFEFYSTRLEMKLKDLNKAPSSDLVCMPHYAPSSPPSDSSRYPLAMVPYDMVNLVSSWLPNPPFLNKTLLPEQLLKDASYAEIHPDTAKAYGLKQDDLVQVESVAGEVRVRVCLFEGAMPGVVYLPFGLGHTAYDEFSRNKGVNPNDIIAAGADPLSGLPVWWKTPVQLNKV from the coding sequence ATGAAACTAGACAGAAGGAATTTCATCAAACTGATGGTCGGGGGCGCCGTAGGTCTTCAGGTGACGCCGTTGCCCTGGAAAATCACCGACGATATAGCCATCTGGACCCAGAATTGGCCTTGGGTGCCCGTCCCTGCCGAAGGGGCCTACGATCATGAGGCCTCAGTATGCTCCCTGTGTCCGGGGGGCTGCGGCATAGAGGTCCGCAAGGTCGATGAACGTGCCGTCAAAGTCGAGGGCCGTGAAGATTACCCCATCAACCCTGGCGGACTCTGCCCTTTGGGTATGGGCAGCCTTCAGCTCCTGTACAACGAAGACATCCGCTTCACTGGTCCGATGAAGCGTGTCGGCCCCCGAGGGGCAGGCGTATTTCAAAACATCTCGTGGGATGAAGCTCTAGAGATATTGTCGGGTCGCGTGAACGTCCTGCGCAGAGACAGCCGTCCCGAGGCCGTTGCCGCCATCGACGGAAACCCGGTCGAATCGACGGCCTCCCTGTTGATCCAGCGTCTGATGCAAACCATCGGCAGCCCGAACTATCTCCGCGTCCCCTCCTTCGAAGACACGGACCGGATGGTCAACCTCTTGATGCAAGGCGTAGACGGGCCGGTTGCCTATGATCTGGAGAATGCCGATTTCATCCTCAGCTTCGGCTGTGGACTTCTCGAAGGCTGGGGCGCCCCGGGCCGCATTTTAGGGCTTTGGGGAAAATGGCACGACCGTGAGAACAAACGCAAGCCGACCGTGGTTCAAGTGGAATCCCGGGCATCCAACACGGCCTCCAAGGCGGATCAATGGGTTGCAGCCGCTCCTGGAACGGAGGCCGCTCTGGCCCTCGGCATCGCCCATGTGATCATCAAGGACGGACTGTACGACAGGGAATTCATCGAGCAGAAGACCTTCGGCTTCCATCCATGGAATGCCGCCGACTGGAAGGAGCATCAGGGCTTCCAGGGCCTGGTCCTCTCCGAATATTCGCCCCGGAAGGTCCAGGACATCACCGGGGTCCCCGCTGAGCGCATCGTCTCTCTGGCGCGCTCTTTCGCCAAAGCCAAGGCCCCCATCGCCATCTGGGGAAAGGGCAAAGGGGATCTGAATGGAAGCCTTTACGAATCCATGTGCGTCCACAGCCTCAATGCCTTGGTGGGCAACATCAACAAGCCTGGGGGAGTGCTGGTCCTCGATCGTCTCCCTCTGAAGCAGTTGCCTGAAACACCCCTCGATCCGATCGCCGAAGCCGGACTCAAAAAGACCCCTGTCGGAGCGGCGGCTGGCGAAGACAGCCCCTTTGCCGCCAATCTGTTGACCCGTTTCAATGAAGCCCTGTCGGCGGGCGGCCCTTCCCCTGTCGAACTCCTGATGGTTTTCGGGGCCAACCCGGCATTTACCATGCCCGACGGCGGTTCTATGCGCCGGGCGCTCAAGGCCGTTCCTTTCATCGTGAGCTTCTCTCCATTCCGTGACGAGACAGCCTTCATGGCCGACCTCGTTCTGCCTGATCACATGGCCTTCGAAAAGTGGAGCGAGATCATTCAGCCGCGAGGAGTGCAGTACCCTCTCTACGGCCTTGGTAAACCGGTGGTCAAACCCCTGTATCAGACACAGGACGCGGGTGAAACCATCCTGAAACTTGCCCGTAGACTGGACAAAGCGGCCCCAGAGGCCTTCCCTTGGAAAACCTTCGAAGACATCATGGCCTATCGTGCGGAAGGCCTCTTTGAGGCCGGCGCGGGCCTTGTGCGATACAAACCCGCGCAACCTCCGTGGAGTTGGAAACCCTTTGCCGAGCCTGCGGCCGGTTTTAAATCCTCCAAGGACATGTGGCAGAAAATCAAGGCATCCGGGTTGTGGTACCAGCCGCTCGATCATCAGCGGGCCGCCATGACAACCTTCAAAACCCCATCCGGCCAGTTCGAATTTTACTCCACCCGGCTGGAAATGAAGCTGAAAGATCTGAACAAGGCCCCATCCTCGGATCTCGTCTGCATGCCGCATTATGCACCGTCCTCGCCGCCGTCGGATTCTTCGCGGTACCCGCTGGCAATGGTGCCTTACGACATGGTGAACCTCGTCAGCTCCTGGCTGCCCAACCCGCCGTTTTTGAACAAGACCCTGCTCCCGGAACAGCTGCTGAAAGACGCATCCTACGCCGAGATCCATCCCGATACAGCCAAGGCGTACGGGTTGAAGCAAGACGACCTGGTTCAGGTGGAATCGGTGGCCGGAGAAGTCCGGGTGCGCGTGTGTCTTTTCGAAGGCGCCATGCCGGGTGTTGTCTATCTGCCCTTTGGATTGGGGCATACCGCTTACGACGAATTTTCACGCAACAAGGGCGTCAACCCCAATGACATCATCGCAGCCGGGGCCGATCCCCTGAGCGGTCTGCCGGTCTGGTGGAAGACCCCTGTCCAACTAAACAAAGTCTAG
- the rlmD gene encoding 23S rRNA (uracil(1939)-C(5))-methyltransferase RlmD: MGLRKGQHIRIEIVKAAFGGRGIGHFEGRVVFVQHAVPGDILQAQVVKKKQNWAEARFVGLIRPSSDRIVPPCPFSGYCGGCQWQHLTYARQLAYKQSFVSESLAHIGGLNHVTVHEVLPSPARFGYRNKMEFSFSDRPWLLPHQLGSGLAPPPFALGLHVPGTFFKIIDLDSCLLQNEEGNVILSVVKDFARQSGLPAYGLKSHAGFWRFLTVRRSDASGQWLVNLVTAQSRPDTMRALAAMLVERIEGVATVVNNIHSGKASVAIGSREDLIFGEGFLEDRIGPYRFRISANSFFQTNTAAAELLYRTAGRYAGLTGKETILDLYSGTGTIPIFLSDQAAQVTGIEINPSAIEDARRNCEVNHIRNCRFLCGDTREILKTIGQAPDVLIVDPPRAGLHQAVLQQIIDLRPEKVVYVSCNPSTLARDLALLAPGFETLEIQPVDMFPHTYHVESVARLVRRRPFSALGSTLPEHSTA, from the coding sequence ATGGGATTACGCAAAGGCCAACACATCCGGATCGAAATCGTCAAGGCCGCTTTCGGAGGTCGCGGGATCGGCCACTTCGAGGGCCGCGTTGTATTCGTCCAGCATGCCGTCCCCGGCGATATCCTGCAGGCACAGGTTGTCAAGAAAAAGCAGAACTGGGCGGAGGCCCGCTTCGTGGGGCTGATCCGGCCGTCCAGCGACCGTATCGTCCCTCCCTGCCCATTCAGCGGGTATTGCGGCGGCTGTCAATGGCAGCATCTGACGTATGCAAGGCAGTTGGCGTACAAGCAATCTTTCGTATCGGAAAGCCTGGCCCACATCGGAGGACTTAACCATGTCACCGTGCACGAAGTCCTCCCATCCCCCGCCCGCTTCGGCTACCGCAACAAAATGGAATTTTCCTTTTCCGACAGACCGTGGCTCCTTCCTCATCAACTTGGCTCTGGCCTAGCCCCACCCCCTTTTGCGCTCGGTCTGCATGTTCCCGGGACCTTTTTCAAGATCATCGATCTGGATTCGTGCCTTCTGCAGAATGAAGAAGGCAACGTCATTCTCTCGGTGGTCAAAGACTTCGCCCGGCAATCGGGGCTTCCTGCATACGGGCTGAAGAGCCACGCGGGCTTCTGGCGTTTCCTGACCGTCCGTCGTTCGGACGCATCCGGGCAATGGCTGGTCAATCTCGTAACGGCCCAAAGCAGGCCGGACACCATGCGCGCCCTCGCGGCGATGCTGGTCGAACGGATCGAAGGGGTCGCCACCGTGGTCAACAACATCCATTCAGGGAAGGCCTCCGTGGCCATCGGCAGCCGTGAAGACCTGATCTTCGGCGAGGGATTCCTCGAGGATCGGATCGGCCCTTACCGCTTCCGCATCTCAGCGAACTCCTTTTTCCAAACCAATACGGCCGCAGCCGAACTCCTTTACCGAACCGCCGGTCGATACGCCGGACTCACGGGGAAGGAAACCATCCTGGATCTCTACAGCGGGACCGGGACCATCCCGATTTTCCTTTCCGATCAGGCTGCACAGGTCACGGGGATCGAGATCAACCCCTCTGCAATCGAGGACGCCCGCAGGAATTGTGAAGTGAACCACATCCGAAACTGCCGCTTCCTATGCGGCGATACCCGAGAAATCCTCAAAACGATCGGGCAGGCCCCGGATGTGCTCATCGTCGACCCGCCCCGCGCCGGACTGCACCAGGCCGTTCTTCAGCAAATCATCGACCTGAGGCCCGAAAAGGTCGTTTATGTCTCCTGCAACCCGTCCACTCTCGCGCGGGATCTGGCCCTTCTCGCACCGGGATTCGAAACACTGGAGATCCAGCCTGTCGACATGTTCCCCCACACATACCACGTCGAATCGGTGGCGCGCCTCGTCCGCCGCAGACCTTTCAGCGCTTTGGGCTCAACCCTCCCGGAGCATTCGACAGCCTGA
- the rpsU gene encoding 30S ribosomal protein S21: MKVIVHNNQIEKAIKDLKRKLTKEGFFSEIKERRFYDKPSVQKKKKQAKAAKRRRKRMKRI; the protein is encoded by the coding sequence ATGAAGGTGATCGTTCACAACAACCAGATCGAGAAAGCCATCAAGGATCTGAAACGGAAACTGACCAAGGAAGGATTCTTCTCAGAGATCAAGGAGAGACGCTTTTACGACAAACCGAGCGTCCAGAAGAAGAAAAAGCAGGCCAAAGCTGCCAAGCGCCGACGTAAAAGGATGAAACGCATCTAA
- the qrcC gene encoding menaquinone reductase iron-sulfur cluster-binding subunit QrcC, producing MVIDLDKCTGCGTCMVACSAENNVSVRPDESDPQRRLTWMRLYKVTNGKPFPETEVSYFPRPCMQCDHHTPCVSVCPATATEMDYETGIVSQIYTRCIGCRYCMAACPYHARVFNWWDGYFPKSKGMTRYLSPEVSPRMRGVVEKCTFCHHRLMRARTKAYAEDRRELEEGEYITACTEACPAQAITFGDLNNPDHQVANLIKSPYAFRLLEKLGTEPKVYYLSSKDWVRKLGDNFLPGQFEPVTKVKMG from the coding sequence ATGGTCATCGATCTGGACAAGTGCACGGGATGTGGCACTTGTATGGTGGCATGCAGTGCCGAAAACAACGTGTCGGTCCGCCCCGATGAATCGGATCCTCAGCGTCGGCTCACGTGGATGCGCCTTTACAAGGTCACCAACGGCAAACCCTTCCCCGAGACCGAAGTCAGCTATTTTCCGCGGCCTTGTATGCAGTGCGACCACCATACCCCATGCGTATCCGTCTGCCCTGCCACAGCCACAGAAATGGATTACGAAACCGGGATCGTGAGCCAGATCTACACCCGCTGCATCGGCTGCCGGTACTGTATGGCCGCCTGCCCGTACCATGCCCGCGTCTTCAACTGGTGGGACGGCTATTTTCCGAAGAGCAAAGGGATGACCCGCTACCTGTCACCCGAGGTCTCCCCCCGGATGCGGGGCGTCGTCGAAAAGTGCACCTTCTGTCATCATCGCCTGATGCGCGCCAGGACAAAGGCTTATGCCGAAGACCGGCGCGAGTTGGAAGAAGGCGAATACATCACCGCCTGCACCGAGGCTTGCCCCGCACAGGCGATCACGTTCGGGGATCTCAACAATCCCGATCACCAAGTGGCGAACTTGATCAAGAGCCCTTACGCCTTCCGCCTGCTGGAGAAGCTCGGCACCGAACCCAAAGTGTATTACCTCTCGAGCAAGGATTGGGTGCGGAAGCTCGGAGACAACTTTCTGCCCGGCCAGTTTGAACCCGTTACAAAGGTGAAAATGGGCTGA
- a CDS encoding formylglycine-generating enzyme family protein, with product MRFSLKPACRQALVFLLAVTAAAVFPYLSRAADATFENSLGMTFALIPAGSFMMGSPENEAGRDADEALHEVHISKPFYLQTTEVTVGQWRSVMGSRWWKRDRESMKPMTKVSWFDCEDFVKRLNAMGEGTYRLPTEAEWEYACRAGSRTAYAWGDTLTCRQALFGNNSIKSPECIPAVKEAGLEPDGPAPVGSYPPNAWGLYDMHGNVWEWCLGWYGKYPAGPVTDPAGVADDSMKVRRGGSWFKGPLTCRSANRNFAHPASRYRTLGFRVLRVAD from the coding sequence ATGCGTTTTTCCCTGAAGCCGGCCTGCCGCCAAGCCCTGGTTTTCCTGCTCGCCGTCACAGCGGCCGCGGTTTTCCCTTATCTGAGCCGGGCCGCCGATGCAACCTTTGAAAACAGTCTGGGAATGACGTTCGCTCTGATCCCGGCCGGATCTTTCATGATGGGAAGCCCGGAAAACGAAGCAGGACGAGATGCCGATGAAGCCCTGCACGAAGTCCATATCTCGAAGCCGTTCTACCTCCAGACAACCGAAGTCACGGTGGGGCAGTGGCGCAGCGTGATGGGGTCCAGATGGTGGAAACGCGACCGCGAGAGCATGAAGCCCATGACCAAGGTCTCCTGGTTCGATTGCGAGGACTTCGTCAAAAGGTTGAACGCCATGGGCGAGGGTACCTACCGCCTGCCAACAGAGGCCGAGTGGGAATATGCCTGTCGCGCCGGAAGCCGGACCGCCTACGCCTGGGGAGACACCTTGACGTGCCGGCAGGCGCTCTTCGGGAACAACAGCATCAAGTCTCCCGAATGCATTCCCGCCGTGAAAGAGGCCGGGCTCGAGCCGGACGGGCCGGCACCGGTGGGCAGCTACCCCCCCAACGCCTGGGGCCTATACGATATGCACGGGAACGTCTGGGAGTGGTGTCTCGGGTGGTACGGGAAATACCCTGCCGGACCGGTAACGGATCCTGCCGGCGTGGCGGATGACTCCATGAAGGTCCGGCGAGGCGGCAGTTGGTTCAAAGGTCCACTGACATGCCGCTCCGCCAACCGTAACTTTGCGCACCCCGCCAGCCGATACCGGACACTGGGCTTCCGGGTTCTGCGGGTGGCCGATTGA
- the qrcD gene encoding menaquinone reductase integral membrane subunit QrcD has product MDSALIPEGVKRCSPKAFFFWTLPWLALLLWGGVSAALCLLKGLNQTNMSDYFAFALWIVFDLAIIALGAGAFFTGFLTYIIGRKELKDIINAAVIIGFICYSGAVAMLGIDIGQPIRGWFIFWHVNVHSMLAEVSFCITCYLGVLLIEYIPLILENPQIEKVKPLRLFGQNLHGIMAIFAATGTFLSFFHQGSLGGLYGVMYARPFAFREGFYVWPWTFFLFILSAIAAGPSFTILCTKLAQAITRKRLVPDKAFQTLAKISGSLLGVYIILKIADTLGWIYGITPAAGLAFMDYFKEGPYGVWLLVLEIGVFGIIPAIILLTPSARKSEGWLITGCLMNCTGIVLNRFTFTIVTLAIPVMPFDEFMSYLPTWQEWGISLAVIGYGFLLFSLSYRYLPVFPKERELNPVVE; this is encoded by the coding sequence ATGGATTCCGCATTGATTCCAGAAGGCGTCAAAAGATGTTCGCCCAAGGCATTCTTCTTTTGGACCCTGCCTTGGCTCGCACTGCTGCTCTGGGGAGGCGTTTCAGCCGCTCTTTGTCTCTTGAAGGGCCTCAACCAGACCAACATGTCCGACTACTTTGCCTTCGCCCTGTGGATCGTGTTCGACTTGGCGATTATCGCCCTCGGCGCCGGGGCCTTCTTCACCGGGTTTCTGACTTACATCATCGGACGAAAGGAACTCAAGGACATCATCAACGCCGCCGTCATCATCGGATTCATCTGCTATTCCGGCGCCGTTGCAATGCTTGGGATCGACATCGGCCAACCGATCCGCGGCTGGTTCATCTTCTGGCATGTCAATGTCCATTCCATGCTGGCCGAGGTGTCCTTCTGCATCACCTGTTATCTCGGCGTTCTGCTCATTGAATACATCCCCTTGATCCTTGAAAATCCGCAGATCGAAAAAGTGAAGCCCCTGCGCCTTTTCGGGCAGAACCTGCATGGGATCATGGCCATCTTCGCCGCCACGGGCACGTTCCTTTCCTTCTTCCATCAAGGCTCCCTCGGCGGTCTTTACGGGGTGATGTATGCACGCCCCTTCGCCTTTCGTGAAGGATTCTATGTCTGGCCCTGGACCTTTTTCCTCTTCATTCTTTCCGCAATCGCGGCCGGGCCTTCTTTCACCATCCTTTGCACCAAACTGGCCCAGGCCATCACCCGCAAACGCCTGGTGCCCGACAAGGCCTTTCAAACCTTGGCAAAGATCTCGGGTTCTCTGCTGGGTGTATACATAATCCTCAAGATCGCCGACACCTTGGGCTGGATTTACGGTATCACCCCCGCGGCCGGACTTGCCTTCATGGATTACTTCAAGGAAGGGCCTTACGGGGTCTGGCTGCTGGTTCTCGAAATCGGGGTCTTCGGCATCATCCCGGCCATCATTCTCCTCACGCCAAGTGCGCGCAAGAGCGAAGGCTGGCTCATTACAGGCTGCCTGATGAACTGCACCGGCATTGTTTTGAACCGATTCACTTTCACCATCGTAACCCTTGCCATACCCGTCATGCCGTTCGACGAATTCATGAGCTATCTGCCCACCTGGCAGGAGTGGGGTATTTCCCTCGCCGTGATTGGCTACGGTTTCTTGCTTTTCTCTCTTTCTTATCGCTATCTGCCTGTTTTCCCGAAAGAAAGAGAACTTAACCCGGTCGTCGAATAG